Proteins found in one Canis aureus isolate CA01 chromosome 19, VMU_Caureus_v.1.0, whole genome shotgun sequence genomic segment:
- the KIAA1143 gene encoding uncharacterized protein KIAA1143 homolog isoform X1 encodes MYHLQAAPGTCVCPEAAMSKRNQVSYVRPAEPAFLARFKERVGYREGPTVETKRTQLQLPDEDGDHSDKEDEQPQVVVLKKGDLSVEEVMKIKAEIKAAKADEEPAAVDGRIMYRKPVKRSSDEKYSGLTASSKKRKAKEDEINNQDSVKKNSQKQIKNSSLLSFDNEDEIA; translated from the exons ATGTACCATCTCCAGGCGGCGCCGGGAACCTGTGTTTGCCCCGAAGCAGCCATGAGCAAGAGGAACCAGGTTTCGTACGTGCGGCCAGCCGAGCCGGCGTTCCTGGCCCGCTTCAAGGAACGTGTCGGCTACAGGGAAGGGCCCACTGTGGAAACCAAG AGAACCCAGCTTCAGCTCCCAGATGAAGATGGTGATCACAGTGACAAAGAAGATGAACAGCCCCAAgtggtggttttaaaaaaaggagaccTGTCAGTTGAAGAAGTCatgaaaattaaagcagaaataaaagctGCCAAAGCAG ATGAAGAACCAGCTGCAGTTGATGGAAGAATCATGTATCGGAAACCAGTCAAGCGTTCATCAGATGAAAAATACTCAGGTTTAACAGCAAGCTCAAAAAAGAGGAAGGCAaaggaagatgaaataaataatcaGGACTCAGTTAAAAAGAActcacaaaagcaaataaaaaacagttccctcctttcttttgacAATGAAGATGAAATTGCGTAA
- the KIAA1143 gene encoding uncharacterized protein KIAA1143 homolog isoform X2 → MYHLQAAPGTCVCPEAAMSKRNQVSYVRPAEPAFLARFKERVGYREGPTVETKRTQLQLPDEDGDHSDKEDEQPQVVVLKKGDLSVEEVMKIKAEIKAAKAGTYFVAMRGD, encoded by the exons ATGTACCATCTCCAGGCGGCGCCGGGAACCTGTGTTTGCCCCGAAGCAGCCATGAGCAAGAGGAACCAGGTTTCGTACGTGCGGCCAGCCGAGCCGGCGTTCCTGGCCCGCTTCAAGGAACGTGTCGGCTACAGGGAAGGGCCCACTGTGGAAACCAAG AGAACCCAGCTTCAGCTCCCAGATGAAGATGGTGATCACAGTGACAAAGAAGATGAACAGCCCCAAgtggtggttttaaaaaaaggagaccTGTCAGTTGAAGAAGTCatgaaaattaaagcagaaataaaagctGCCAAAGCAG